The Leptolyngbya subtilissima AS-A7 genome includes a region encoding these proteins:
- a CDS encoding DUF308 domain-containing protein, translating to MTMDTQPSTETKTATGWVMALSIGLIILGISAVLMPAIAAAVFTSALGWIAVVSGILQVLQAFQAQAIRALWLSLGVGVFYLVAGLYILFNLAKATAALTLAFGLLFIAEGIFTIVMAFTYRAGRTMSWFVAINGIVTLILGILVINRWPFGSLWLIGFYVGVSLLFSGASLLGAAAAARREVA from the coding sequence ATGACTATGGACACTCAACCGAGTACTGAGACTAAAACAGCAACGGGCTGGGTCATGGCCCTCAGTATAGGCTTGATTATTTTAGGTATTTCGGCTGTTTTAATGCCGGCGATCGCTGCTGCTGTTTTCACCTCCGCCCTGGGGTGGATAGCCGTAGTCAGCGGAATTTTGCAGGTTTTACAGGCGTTTCAGGCACAAGCGATTAGAGCGCTGTGGTTGAGCTTAGGGGTGGGCGTGTTTTACCTCGTGGCGGGGCTCTATATTTTGTTTAACCTGGCCAAAGCGACGGCGGCACTGACGTTGGCTTTTGGTCTACTGTTTATTGCTGAGGGCATTTTTACCATCGTCATGGCGTTTACCTACCGGGCTGGGCGCACTATGTCGTGGTTTGTGGCTATCAATGGTATTGTCACGCTGATTCTAGGGATCTTGGTCATTAATCGCTGGCCGTTTGGCTCGCTTTGGCTAATTGGCTTTTATGTTGGCGTTAGCCTATTGTTTAGCGGGGCTTCGCTGCTCGGGGCAGCGGCGGCCGCCCGCAGGGAAGTTGCCTAG
- a CDS encoding esterase/lipase family protein, protein MPGDYILFAQHGWADTNQSMMTLAEQLAGDRAQIVAPCLNYAMTWLRISPLVDEVDALASATLARQPDLPVRIVGHSMGGLIWLEVLNRHPDWWPRVEFLTLVGSPVGGADLGRLLDPLKLGVGIAADLGRDRRPLAARIAAAITTLSIAGDVDRGSDGTITIESTRVPNGQFVCLGGISHAALRCHPRVVEQIQQFWKGDSLSALLSPHPLVEQLRQIPGMTDAHQRDFARATPWHTFADGTNIRLWLSPFGIHHVFLASAEDDCLYSGYVGWLHSGELWHSLGALRADAKLSRDW, encoded by the coding sequence ATGCCCGGAGACTACATTCTCTTTGCTCAGCACGGCTGGGCCGACACCAACCAGTCGATGATGACCCTAGCGGAGCAACTGGCGGGCGATCGCGCGCAAATTGTGGCTCCCTGCCTCAACTACGCCATGACCTGGCTGCGGATTTCCCCCCTGGTAGATGAGGTCGATGCTCTGGCTTCGGCGACCCTGGCCCGACAGCCCGACCTACCGGTCCGGATTGTGGGCCACTCGATGGGTGGCTTGATCTGGCTAGAGGTGCTAAATCGCCATCCAGACTGGTGGCCAAGGGTAGAATTTTTGACGTTGGTGGGCTCCCCTGTGGGTGGGGCCGATTTGGGTCGCCTTCTTGATCCGCTAAAGCTGGGAGTTGGCATTGCCGCTGACTTGGGGCGCGATCGCCGCCCCCTAGCCGCCCGCATCGCTGCTGCCATCACCACCCTATCGATTGCAGGCGATGTGGATAGGGGTAGCGATGGCACCATCACCATTGAGAGTACGCGGGTGCCCAACGGGCAATTTGTCTGTCTGGGGGGCATCAGCCACGCGGCCCTGCGCTGTCACCCACGTGTGGTGGAGCAGATTCAACAATTTTGGAAGGGCGACAGCTTGAGTGCGCTGCTATCGCCCCATCCCCTGGTGGAGCAGCTGCGTCAAATCCCTGGTATGACCGACGCCCACCAGCGCGATTTTGCCCGCGCCACCCCCTGGCACACCTTTGCCGACGGCACCAATATTCGTCTATGGCTCAGCCCCTTTGGCATTCATCACGTATTTTTGGCCTCTGCCGAGGATGACTGCCTGTACTCGGGCTATGTGGGTTGGCTGCACAGCGGGGAGCTTTGGCACAGCCTGGGGGCGCTGCGGGCAGATGCCAAACTATCCCGAGATTGGTGA
- the cobJ gene encoding precorrin-3B C(17)-methyltransferase, giving the protein MPSFAAIAVTPAGLKSLLPLVTGLPADLWLPRSLAAEAESLAIQARVYEGSLPETIAELWPTQDGLIFALASGAVVRLIAPLLADKATDPAVVVVAETGNQVISLCGGHQGGADALAHRIAQLLGAEPVITGSASTHGLPGMDVLGVPFAWSKGSGDWTGVSAALAHSKPIEVLQDCGTTLWQDHLPATHPFVFESVRNPAARLWISPIQRQFAPDSDFPKAQWHPRVLWVGIGCERGTPQAVIEAAIARICRAGHFAEGAIAGIASLDLKSDEVGLVALCKERQWPLRCFTAEELKTIPVPNPSTVVEQAVQTPSVAEAAAMLAAGGDLRVAKQVVRVEGQSGAVTVAIAQSEREYIPHAGHLALVGTGPGDLNQITPAAKGAIARADVVIGYGLYIDQIRSLCRPGQIVEPWPITQERQRADRAIDLARWGLSVAVVSSGDCGIYGMAGLVLEQLQGTGWDGETPSVEVFPGISALQSAAARVGAPLMHDFCAISLSDLLTPWPVIVKRLEAAAQADFVVALYNPKSKTRTEQIAAAHSIFMAHRSPDTPVAVVKSVYRPDEMIHRTTLANLLEAPIDMLTVVLIGNQSTQRHGPWLITPRGYNGNQSRPFSTPVDYPQR; this is encoded by the coding sequence TTGCCGTCCTTTGCTGCGATCGCTGTCACCCCCGCCGGGCTCAAATCCCTGCTGCCCCTGGTTACAGGTCTCCCCGCTGACCTATGGCTACCTCGCAGCCTAGCCGCCGAAGCAGAGTCTTTAGCGATCCAAGCTCGGGTTTACGAAGGTTCCTTGCCCGAGACCATTGCCGAACTCTGGCCTACTCAGGATGGGCTCATCTTCGCCCTGGCTAGCGGGGCGGTGGTGCGGCTAATTGCGCCGCTATTGGCCGATAAAGCAACCGATCCCGCAGTGGTGGTGGTGGCTGAAACAGGTAACCAGGTGATCAGTCTCTGCGGTGGTCACCAGGGTGGTGCAGATGCGCTGGCTCATCGGATCGCCCAACTGCTGGGGGCAGAGCCAGTAATTACTGGATCCGCTTCAACTCACGGACTGCCAGGGATGGATGTGCTGGGGGTGCCCTTCGCCTGGAGCAAGGGTAGCGGCGATTGGACGGGAGTGAGTGCCGCCCTGGCCCACAGCAAACCCATTGAGGTGCTTCAGGACTGCGGCACCACCCTCTGGCAAGACCACCTGCCTGCCACCCATCCCTTTGTTTTTGAGTCGGTCCGCAATCCTGCGGCCCGGCTGTGGATCAGCCCGATTCAGCGGCAGTTTGCCCCCGACAGCGATTTTCCTAAAGCTCAGTGGCACCCAAGAGTGCTGTGGGTGGGCATCGGCTGCGAGCGCGGTACGCCCCAGGCGGTGATTGAGGCGGCGATCGCGCGGATCTGCCGGGCCGGGCACTTTGCCGAAGGGGCAATCGCCGGTATCGCCAGCCTTGACCTCAAATCTGACGAAGTTGGGTTAGTTGCCCTCTGCAAAGAACGTCAGTGGCCCCTGCGCTGCTTTACCGCTGAAGAATTGAAAACCATCCCTGTGCCCAACCCTTCCACAGTGGTGGAACAGGCGGTGCAGACCCCCAGCGTGGCAGAGGCAGCAGCGATGTTGGCGGCGGGGGGCGATCTGCGGGTGGCCAAGCAGGTGGTACGGGTTGAAGGGCAGTCGGGGGCGGTGACAGTGGCGATCGCTCAATCCGAGCGCGAATATATTCCCCACGCCGGGCACCTAGCGCTGGTGGGCACCGGCCCCGGCGATTTGAATCAGATTACGCCGGCGGCTAAGGGGGCGATCGCCCGCGCCGACGTCGTCATTGGCTATGGGCTCTACATTGACCAAATTCGTTCTCTCTGCCGCCCTGGTCAAATTGTTGAACCCTGGCCCATTACCCAAGAGCGCCAGCGGGCCGATCGCGCCATTGACCTGGCTCGCTGGGGCTTGAGCGTAGCGGTGGTGTCCTCCGGTGACTGCGGCATCTACGGCATGGCCGGGCTGGTGTTAGAGCAGCTCCAGGGCACCGGCTGGGATGGCGAAACGCCCTCGGTAGAAGTGTTCCCCGGCATTTCAGCCCTGCAGTCTGCCGCTGCTCGGGTAGGAGCACCGCTGATGCACGACTTCTGCGCCATTAGCCTCAGCGACCTGCTCACCCCCTGGCCGGTAATTGTGAAGCGGCTAGAGGCAGCGGCCCAGGCCGACTTTGTGGTGGCGCTCTACAACCCCAAATCAAAAACCCGTACCGAGCAGATCGCGGCCGCCCACAGCATCTTTATGGCCCACCGATCGCCCGATACACCGGTGGCAGTGGTGAAGTCGGTCTATCGTCCTGACGAGATGATTCACCGCACCACGCTGGCCAACCTGCTAGAGGCCCCCATCGATATGCTGACGGTGGTGCTGATCGGCAACCAGAGCACCCAGCGCCACGGCCCCTGGCTGATTACCCCCCGTGGCTACAACGGCAATCAGAGCAGACCATTTAGCACACCTGTAGATTACCCGCAGAGGTGA
- a CDS encoding diflavin flavoprotein, translating into MVVAAPAQKRLTVQVEGVADDTTTIRSLDWDRDRFDIEFGLQNGTTYNSFIVRGEKVALVDTSHAKFRELYLKTLTGEIDPKTIDYLIISHTEPDHSGLVRDVLELAPQAVVVGAKVAIAFLEDLVHRPFERLIVKNGDTLELGNGHTLEFISAPNLHWPDTIFTYDHKTGVLFTCDAFGMHFCSDAPYDENLELVSPDFRFYYECLMAPNARSVLGAMKRMEALPPVRMVATGHGPLLRYNVAELTGRYQRWSQEKTKAEDLVAVFYVSDYGYSDRLSQSIARGITKTGVAVEMMDMRSADPQEVTELVARAKGLVVGMPPASGVGARETQTTLGTILAAVHGKQTIGLYESYGGDDEPIDPLANKFQDLELIQSFAPIRIKDNPTEGTYQSCEEAGTDLGQGLAQAGKLKKLKSLDVDLEKALGRISSGLYIITAKKGQVSSAMLASWVAQVSFQPLGFSVAVAKDRAIESLMQVGDTFVLNILEEGNHLGLMKHFLKRFAPGADRFAGVRTRPANNGSPLLADALAYIECEVTSRMEVSDHWIVYCTVQDGKVSDPDGQTAIHHRKVGNYY; encoded by the coding sequence ATGGTTGTAGCGGCACCAGCGCAAAAGCGCCTCACGGTTCAAGTCGAAGGGGTAGCTGACGACACCACCACCATTCGCTCGCTAGACTGGGATCGCGATCGCTTCGACATCGAGTTTGGCCTGCAAAATGGCACCACCTACAACTCTTTCATTGTTCGCGGCGAGAAAGTCGCCCTGGTCGATACTTCCCACGCTAAGTTTCGGGAGCTATATCTCAAGACTCTGACCGGCGAAATCGACCCTAAAACCATCGATTACCTGATCATCAGCCACACCGAGCCCGACCACAGCGGCCTGGTGCGCGACGTGCTAGAGCTGGCTCCCCAGGCGGTGGTGGTGGGCGCTAAGGTGGCGATCGCCTTCCTCGAAGATCTGGTGCACCGCCCCTTTGAGCGCCTGATCGTCAAAAACGGCGACACTCTGGAGCTAGGCAATGGCCACACCCTGGAGTTTATCAGCGCCCCCAACCTGCACTGGCCCGATACCATCTTTACCTACGACCACAAAACTGGCGTGCTGTTCACCTGCGACGCCTTCGGCATGCACTTTTGCAGCGATGCCCCCTACGACGAAAATCTAGAGCTGGTTTCCCCCGATTTTCGCTTTTACTACGAGTGCCTGATGGCCCCCAACGCCAGGTCGGTGCTCGGGGCGATGAAGCGCATGGAAGCCCTACCTCCAGTGAGAATGGTGGCCACGGGGCACGGCCCTCTGTTGCGCTACAACGTGGCGGAGCTGACTGGCCGCTACCAGCGCTGGAGCCAGGAGAAGACTAAGGCCGAAGACCTGGTGGCGGTGTTCTACGTATCGGATTACGGGTATAGCGATCGCCTCTCCCAATCCATTGCGCGCGGCATCACCAAAACTGGCGTCGCCGTTGAAATGATGGACATGCGCTCTGCCGACCCTCAAGAGGTGACGGAGCTGGTGGCCCGGGCCAAGGGCTTAGTCGTCGGCATGCCCCCCGCCTCTGGGGTCGGGGCCAGAGAAACCCAGACCACCCTGGGCACCATTCTGGCAGCGGTGCACGGTAAGCAAACCATTGGGCTCTACGAGTCCTATGGTGGTGACGATGAGCCGATCGATCCCCTCGCCAACAAGTTTCAAGATCTGGAGCTAATTCAGTCTTTTGCGCCCATTCGCATTAAAGACAACCCCACCGAGGGCACCTATCAGTCCTGCGAAGAGGCCGGCACTGACCTGGGCCAAGGCCTCGCCCAGGCGGGCAAGCTGAAAAAGCTGAAATCCCTCGATGTCGACCTAGAGAAAGCGCTAGGCCGTATCAGCAGCGGGCTGTACATCATCACCGCTAAAAAGGGTCAGGTCTCCAGCGCGATGCTAGCCTCTTGGGTGGCCCAGGTTAGCTTTCAGCCCCTGGGCTTTTCGGTGGCGGTGGCGAAAGACCGCGCCATTGAGTCGCTGATGCAGGTGGGCGACACCTTTGTGCTCAACATTCTCGAAGAGGGCAACCACCTGGGCCTGATGAAGCACTTTCTCAAGCGGTTTGCCCCCGGTGCCGATCGCTTTGCCGGAGTGCGCACTCGCCCCGCCAACAACGGCTCGCCGCTGCTGGCCGATGCCTTGGCTTACATAGAGTGCGAAGTCACCAGCCGCATGGAGGTGAGCGACCACTGGATCGTCTACTGCACGGTGCAGGACGGCAAGGTGTCCGACCCTGATGGCCAGACCGCTATCCACCACCGCAAGGTTGGCAACTACTACTAA
- a CDS encoding tRNA (5-methylaminomethyl-2-thiouridine)(34)-methyltransferase MnmD has product MSLPTGALVLEPTADGSMTLFSEDFGEWFHSRDGAYAEAKTTYVDATNLASLALNPTLTVLDVCYGLGYNTAAALSTVAQVNPACQVRLVALELDARVPRQAIEAGLINGWPTTVQTCLRELAATGKATRPGLDATLLWGDARQRIQAIASSGFKADAIFFDPFSPPRCPELWTVEFIEQVATCLHPQGRLVTYSSAAAVRVAFQLAGLSIGPVNALGRRWPGTLVQVNPEGLMPLSLQEQEHLLTRAAVPYRDPTLGASADAIRQRRQREQAASNLVPTSRWRKRWLPPYEKKLSPR; this is encoded by the coding sequence ATGTCACTTCCCACTGGAGCTCTAGTTCTTGAACCCACCGCCGATGGGTCGATGACGCTGTTTTCAGAAGATTTTGGCGAGTGGTTCCACAGCCGCGACGGGGCCTACGCCGAGGCTAAAACCACCTATGTAGACGCCACCAACTTAGCCAGTCTGGCCTTAAACCCAACCCTGACCGTGCTCGATGTCTGCTACGGGCTCGGCTATAACACCGCCGCCGCTCTATCCACCGTTGCTCAGGTCAACCCTGCCTGCCAAGTGCGGTTGGTGGCTCTAGAGCTCGATGCTCGCGTGCCACGTCAGGCTATAGAGGCCGGTTTAATTAACGGGTGGCCTACAACCGTGCAAACCTGCCTGCGGGAGCTGGCCGCTACTGGCAAAGCGACTCGCCCTGGGCTCGATGCCACCCTATTGTGGGGCGATGCCCGCCAGCGCATTCAAGCGATCGCCTCGTCGGGGTTTAAAGCCGACGCGATTTTCTTTGACCCGTTTTCGCCGCCCCGCTGTCCCGAATTGTGGACGGTAGAGTTTATTGAGCAGGTAGCGACCTGTTTGCATCCTCAGGGTCGCCTGGTCACCTATTCCAGCGCTGCTGCGGTGCGGGTGGCTTTTCAGCTAGCCGGGCTCTCCATTGGGCCGGTGAATGCTCTTGGCCGCCGCTGGCCGGGTACTCTGGTTCAGGTAAACCCCGAGGGCTTAATGCCGCTGTCGCTGCAAGAGCAGGAGCATTTGCTGACTCGTGCCGCAGTCCCCTATCGCGACCCTACCCTGGGCGCCAGCGCCGATGCGATTCGGCAGCGCCGCCAGCGGGAGCAGGCTGCGTCAAACCTAGTACCAACGTCGCGCTGGCGCAAGCGGTGGCTGCCCCCATATGAAAAAAAGCTGTCCCCTCGATAG
- a CDS encoding response regulator, giving the protein MPYRNPLPPRVLVVDDHAPSRMTAVALLTIDGYQVEQASCGQSALNRVLQHQPDLILLDVMMPGLDGFEVCRQLKENENTRLIPVVFVTALGDREARLQGIESGGDDFLTKPFDQLELSARVKSLIHQKRLNEDLDHAEKVLFSIARTIESRDPNTGDHCDRLVSLGRAFGEYLGLCPSHIRDLAWAGYLHDIGKVGIPDAVLLKTGPLTVAERTIMEQHVAIGETICCPLRTMQGVLPIIRHHHERWNGSGYPDGLVGAAIPRLAQIFQLIDIFDALTHDRPYKPAFSMEESLQIIRQEVERGWRDPVLVDQFETFICAYRSDAVLGVNTTARQGEQLQPAKQSHA; this is encoded by the coding sequence GTGCCCTACCGAAACCCTCTGCCACCCCGCGTGCTTGTGGTCGACGACCACGCCCCTAGCCGCATGACTGCTGTAGCGCTGCTGACCATCGATGGCTACCAAGTAGAGCAGGCTAGCTGCGGGCAGAGTGCCCTAAACCGAGTCTTACAGCACCAGCCTGACTTGATCTTGCTGGATGTGATGATGCCCGGCCTCGACGGGTTTGAGGTGTGTCGTCAGCTCAAAGAGAACGAAAACACGCGGCTGATTCCGGTGGTGTTTGTCACGGCCTTGGGCGATCGCGAAGCCCGATTGCAAGGCATTGAATCGGGAGGCGACGACTTTTTAACAAAACCCTTTGATCAGCTCGAACTCTCGGCCCGAGTCAAGTCGCTGATTCACCAAAAGCGCCTCAACGAAGATCTCGACCATGCCGAAAAGGTGTTGTTTTCCATTGCTCGCACCATTGAGAGCCGCGACCCAAATACGGGGGATCACTGCGATCGCCTGGTTAGCCTCGGGCGCGCCTTTGGCGAATATCTGGGGCTTTGCCCAAGCCACATTCGCGATCTCGCCTGGGCAGGCTACCTACACGACATTGGCAAGGTGGGCATTCCCGATGCCGTGCTGCTCAAAACCGGCCCCCTCACCGTGGCCGAGCGCACCATTATGGAGCAGCATGTCGCCATTGGCGAGACCATCTGCTGTCCCTTACGCACCATGCAGGGAGTACTGCCGATCATTCGTCACCACCACGAGCGCTGGAATGGCAGCGGCTATCCCGATGGCCTGGTCGGGGCGGCTATTCCGCGACTGGCTCAGATTTTTCAGCTGATCGACATTTTTGATGCGCTCACCCACGATCGCCCCTACAAACCCGCCTTCTCCATGGAAGAATCGCTCCAGATCATACGCCAGGAAGTAGAGCGAGGCTGGCGCGACCCAGTACTAGTTGACCAGTTTGAAACCTTTATTTGCGCCTATCGATCTGATGCAGTTTTGGGCGTAAACACTACCGCTCGACAGGGTGAGCAGCTCCAGCCCGCCAAGCAGAGTCACGCTTAA